In the Populus trichocarpa isolate Nisqually-1 chromosome 1, P.trichocarpa_v4.1, whole genome shotgun sequence genome, one interval contains:
- the LOC7491370 gene encoding uncharacterized protein LOC7491370, translated as MGNCLRHESQDFSGFDMQEKAMNSIKEEGLLGDNNTGEFTSCSPTTTTTSTTKVKIKITKKQLEELIGKVEVKELSVEQILSMLMNGSSNDRSYEAHDQLSWRPNLQSIPE; from the coding sequence ATGGGAAATTGTTTAAGACATGAATCACAGGATTTTTCAGGGTTTGACATGCAAGAGAAAGCCATGAACAGCATAAAAGAGGAAGGGCTTCTTGGAGATAATAACACGGGAGAATTCACATCCTGCtctccaacaacaacaacaacatcaacTACAAAAGTGAAGATCAAGATTACGAAGAAACAACTCGAGGAGTTGATAGGCAAGGTTGAAGTAAAGGAACTCTCAGTGGAACAAATCTTGTCCATGTTGATGAATGGCAGTAGCAACGATAGATCTTACGAGGCACATGATCAGCTGTCTTGGAGGCCTAATCTACAGAGTATACCGGAATGA